The genome window aaCAAAAGTATCGGTATCCATTACCCCATATAATCCATTTACGTTACATGTTGGCGAACTGAAGTTAGTTTTTTTGCAATTTAAATTTGGAGACGTTTGGTAGATAAGAGTTAAAACAAAATCACGTTACCGGGCCTATGCGCGTAGACGTGTAGCAGTAGTACTGCAGTAGCAACTGATTCGCATTTCGAAATGCGTTATTTGTTATTTTGTCAGGGTGACAATGTAATTCCAAAAATACGCGCATGTCCGTCGTTTGGCCACTAATTTTTTGTTTGGAGGAAATACGGTTCCAACTCCAAAAGCAACGTGAGACAAACATCACGTGAAACGTGCTGGCCATTGTCGTTGAAGCGCCAAGGGGAGCCGATCCACGGTCCCACTCTTCACGGTTTGTTTCAGTTTTTTTAAGCTTGTAGCCATAAAAAACTGTTGCGGAATATTAAATGGCAAGCATTTTAGTCCGTTTTTACTCCAAAATCAACATGAACATCGGTCACTTTCTACCTCCGATATTTATATTCTTTTCACAGTTAGATTTCTCCCACAGCCAAAttctcaaaaaaaaaaaaaactcgaaAAAAACTAATACTCCATTTGGATATAGATATTTAAGACTGAAATTGGGATTTGGAATCAGAAATCCTGAATTCCCTTGTTTGGCTGGCTAATGAATTCAGAGCTGGAATTAAAGCTCAATCCCTTATAATTGGACTTTAACCAGATAGTGTTTCTTATAATTCAGAGCCAAGACTTTAGGTATTGGATGGAATTAAATTCTAAATACATCCAAACAAGATATTTATATTAAAATTTATTTTCAGTACTAAACAGTTTTAGTATTAGATCTAATTCAATTGCAACATCTCTAGTATCTGTATCCAAAAGGACCCACTAATCATGCCCCGTTGAAGGCTGCGCAGCCCGCCCGGGTCCCCCAATAATTCACCATCACTTATTGCATTTGCAAATCTCAATATACTACTGCAACTAGCAAATCTCAATATCCAAACAAAAGTACTACACTGAACTCAATCCTCCTCAGCGGAGGAAAGCAGAGCACGGCACAGCAAAGCAGAGTCGCAGAGGGATAGATCCGAGCACAAGCAGGCCCCGatggcgacgacggcgacgaaCCGGCGGGTGATCCTCAAGGAGTACGTGGAGGGATATCCTCGCGAGGAGCACATGGAGCTGCTCCAGGGCGCCGAGGTTCCCCTCCGCCTGACGGGCGCCGAGCCGGCCGGGTCCGTCCTCGTCAGGAACCTCTACCTCTCCTGCGACCCCTACATGCGGCCCAAGATGTCGCGCCCGCTGCGGGAGTCCTACACGGCCGCCTTCGTCCCGGGCGACACCATCACAGGCTACGGCGTCGCGCGCGTGGTCGACTCCTCCGACCCGCGCCTCGCGCCCGGGGACCTCGTCTGGGGCATCACCGGCTGGGAGGACTACAGCGTCGTGACGCCGCCCGCCAccaggctcctctccaagatctcCCACCACGGGGTCGGGGAGGGGGCGGGCGTGCCGCTGTCCTACTACACCGGCATCCTCGGCATGCCGGGGCTCACCGCGTACGTGGGCTTCCACGAGATCTGCGCGCCGAAGAAGGGCGAGACCGTGTTCGTGTCCGCCGCGTCCGGCGCCGTCGGCCAGCTGGTGGGCCAGTTCGCCAGGCTCGCCGGCTGCCACGTCGTCGGCAGCGCCGGGTCCCGGGAGAAGGTGGAGCTGCTCAAGACCAGGTTCGGCTTCCACGACGCCTTCAACTACAAGGAGGAGCCCGACCTCGGCGCCGCGCTCAAGCGCTGCTTCCCCGACGGCATCGACATCTACTTCGAGAACGTCGGCGGCGCCATGCTCGACGCCGTCCTGCTCAACATGCGCGTGCACGGACGGATCGCCGTCTGCGGGCTCATCTCGCAGTACAACCTGGCGGACGGGGAGAAGGACGCCGTGCGCAACCTCGCCGCCGTCATCTCCAAGCGCCTCCGCCTGCAGGGGTTCATCGAGCCCGACCACAAGCACCTCTACCCGCAGTACGAGGCGTGGGTGCTGCCGTACATCAGGGACGGCACGCTCGCCTACGTCGAGGACGTCGCCGAGGGGCTCGAGAGCGCGCCCAAGGCGCTCATAGGACTCTTCCACGGTCGCAACGTCGGAAAGCAGCTcgtccgcgtcgccgacgacgagtGAGACGCGCCTCACTTCGATTGGACCAGACGATCCATGTGTCACTGTTGCTATGTTTCGATTCCCCATTTTCATTTTAATAATTAATTGTGCCAATGGATGCTTTTGTTCGGAATATATGCTTTTGTTCGGAATATAGCAGCAGACTCACTAAATAGAGATAATAAATAGCTAAAGGTAGAGATAATAAATATCTAGCTAGGAACTCTAAAAGAGTATATCCAAAAGATTAGCTAAAAAGATTAGCTAAATTTATTGATTTAGTTACTCtttaaaatatatttttattaaaaaAATAGGCTAATCAAGAGACTATAAAACAAAAAAAATTGAATGTCGTGTGAAACATGCTATCTAAAAAATAAAGAGCGGAGATGAAGTAATAGAGAGCTGTTAAATTTGAAGAGTTAATTATTGGTCCAAAAAAAGAGTAAAGGTGAAGAAATAGAGAGCTGTTAAATTTGAAGAGTCATTTATAGTCTCTTGGAGATGTTTTTCTTCTCATAATAAACACTTATATTTATAAAACGATTTGGCTAGTCTATTGTAGCAACTCCAACATACTTTCTCTTGAGTACCTGGGAACCCAAAGAAGGCCCGAAGGCCTCCCAAAGATGGCCCATGAATCAGGCGACCCACCTACCAAGCAGCTCGGCGTGAAGTTCCAAAAAGCCACCAGGGACGGGCCGCCAAGCCGATCGGCCCGTCCACCGAACAAATATTCGTCGAGCAACCCAACGAGGCGGGGCTGCCGAGCAACTTACCCCGTCGAGCAACCCAGCGAGGCAGGACTACCGACCAACGCTCGCCGAGCAACCCAACGAGGCGAGGTTGTCGAGCAACCGACCCTTCGGGCAACCCAACAAGACGACAGTCGACTCTCGAAGAGCCGACCTAGTACTATCAGGCCATGTCGGCACGATGCGATATCATCGAGCCATACCCAGACTGTGGAAGCGGTACCGAGGGATCTCTGACAAGCACGACGTCGGATACGTATCCCTGCTGACCAGCGAGACCAGACGACCCTGGCCGTAGAGACCTCAGCATCGGGGTCTCTACAGTGACCCATACGTGGAGGGACGGGGCAATACGTCGTACCAGGCATACGCCTATGCATGATGAAAGGTGACACTAAGGGGATGACGGAAGACAAAGTTGTATTGAAGACATCC of Zea mays cultivar B73 chromosome 8, Zm-B73-REFERENCE-NAM-5.0, whole genome shotgun sequence contains these proteins:
- the LOC100282970 gene encoding NADP-dependent oxidoreductase P1; translated protein: MATTATNRRVILKEYVEGYPREEHMELLQGAEVPLRLTGAEPAGSVLVRNLYLSCDPYMRPKMSRPLRESYTAAFVPGDTITGYGVARVVDSSDPRLAPGDLVWGITGWEDYSVVTPPATRLLSKISHHGVGEGAGVPLSYYTGILGMPGLTAYVGFHEICAPKKGETVFVSAASGAVGQLVGQFARLAGCHVVGSAGSREKVELLKTRFGFHDAFNYKEEPDLGAALKRCFPDGIDIYFENVGGAMLDAVLLNMRVHGRIAVCGLISQYNLADGEKDAVRNLAAVISKRLRLQGFIEPDHKHLYPQYEAWVLPYIRDGTLAYVEDVAEGLESAPKALIGLFHGRNVGKQLVRVADDE